The proteins below are encoded in one region of Rhizobium sp. 9140:
- a CDS encoding aldo/keto reductase has translation MEYRNLGRSGLKVSTITMGTMTMGGKGWASMVGSQGVDEARRLIDMCLDAGVNLIDTANAYSAGASEEIIGEVLGGKRKNDVLIATKARFPMGEGVNNQGLSRHHLIRECEASLKRLNTDVIDLYQVHQWDGQTPLEETMAALDTLVQHGKVRYIGCSNFSGWHIMKAMGISASDHRHRFVSQQIHYTLEAREAEYELLPISIDQGLGVLVWSPIAGGLLSGKHRRNHTPEGSRQAAGWTEPPIRDVDRLWSIVDVLVEIAESRGVSGAQVALAWLIGRKAVTSVIIGGRTEEQFRDNLAAADLKLTDEERSRLDTVSAPPILYPYWHQMQTAAERLGEADLSLLGPYIAKA, from the coding sequence ATGGAATATCGCAATCTCGGCCGCTCCGGCCTCAAGGTCTCCACCATCACCATGGGCACGATGACCATGGGCGGCAAAGGCTGGGCCTCTATGGTCGGCAGCCAGGGCGTGGATGAGGCGCGACGGCTGATCGACATGTGCCTCGACGCAGGCGTCAACCTGATCGACACCGCCAACGCCTATTCAGCCGGCGCCTCGGAGGAGATCATCGGCGAAGTGCTCGGCGGCAAGCGCAAGAACGATGTTCTGATAGCGACCAAGGCGCGCTTCCCAATGGGCGAAGGCGTCAACAATCAGGGCCTCTCCCGCCACCACCTCATCCGCGAATGCGAGGCGAGCCTGAAGCGGCTGAACACGGATGTGATCGACCTCTACCAGGTGCACCAGTGGGACGGGCAGACGCCGCTGGAAGAGACGATGGCAGCGCTGGATACGCTCGTGCAGCACGGCAAGGTCCGCTATATCGGCTGCTCCAACTTTTCCGGCTGGCACATCATGAAGGCGATGGGCATCAGTGCCAGCGACCATCGTCACCGCTTCGTCAGCCAGCAGATCCATTATACGCTGGAAGCCCGCGAGGCCGAATACGAGCTTCTGCCGATCTCCATAGATCAAGGCCTCGGCGTCCTCGTCTGGAGCCCCATCGCGGGCGGCCTGCTCTCCGGCAAGCACCGGCGCAACCACACGCCGGAGGGCAGCCGCCAGGCCGCCGGCTGGACGGAGCCGCCGATCCGGGATGTCGATCGCCTGTGGTCGATCGTGGATGTGCTGGTCGAGATTGCGGAAAGCCGCGGGGTGTCGGGTGCGCAGGTCGCGCTGGCCTGGCTGATCGGCCGCAAGGCCGTGACCTCGGTCATCATCGGCGGACGAACGGAAGAGCAGTTCCGCGACAACCTCGCCGCCGCCGACCTGAAACTGACGGACGAGGAACGCAGCCGCCTCGACACTGTCAGCGCGCCGCCCATCCTCTATCCCTACTGGCACCAGATGCAGACGGCTGCCGAGCGTCTCGGCGAGGCGGATCTTTCGCTCCTAGGCCCATATATCGCCAAGGCGTAA
- a CDS encoding SHOCT domain-containing protein — MQGQSDATKAFISELAGRFQLSESAVTAMLVAVKRGHGTMAQFDIAELGGNGQWMRGGMTMVGDMFNHGLKNTVDNLCNSLAEALSSGRIDVPGASTGRHAWWPQWLGVPSSTGAQNDSAYAVFPSQRCLAIKDGDGVTLYDTEDHLISGVGQQQGFGASQTFTSQRGSFSVSGLRRLNNGGDLPGAEPTGDHDRNHAGAGYTDAPNRAERWSAQETGAAVNQAESWSSAQSAPLAAINPASASLDERLVDAAEARQGASLPSPERPQPAAPIAQPAPDGFQIIALIEKLAALRTAGILSDEEFATKKAELLTRL; from the coding sequence ATGCAGGGCCAGAGCGACGCTACAAAAGCCTTTATTTCCGAGCTTGCCGGACGCTTCCAGCTGAGCGAAAGCGCCGTCACGGCGATGCTCGTCGCGGTGAAGCGCGGGCATGGCACGATGGCGCAGTTCGATATCGCCGAACTCGGTGGCAACGGACAGTGGATGCGCGGCGGCATGACCATGGTCGGCGATATGTTCAATCACGGCCTGAAGAACACGGTCGACAATCTCTGCAACAGTTTGGCAGAAGCTCTGTCTTCGGGGCGCATCGACGTACCTGGCGCATCGACCGGGCGGCATGCCTGGTGGCCGCAATGGCTGGGCGTGCCCTCTAGCACCGGCGCGCAGAACGACAGCGCCTATGCCGTCTTCCCGTCCCAGCGCTGCCTTGCCATCAAGGACGGCGATGGCGTCACCCTCTACGATACCGAGGACCATCTGATCTCCGGCGTCGGCCAGCAGCAAGGCTTCGGTGCCTCGCAGACCTTTACCAGCCAGCGCGGCTCCTTCTCCGTTTCCGGTCTTCGCCGCCTCAACAATGGCGGGGATCTGCCGGGTGCCGAGCCGACCGGCGATCACGACAGGAACCATGCTGGCGCGGGATATACCGATGCGCCGAACAGGGCCGAGCGCTGGTCTGCGCAGGAGACGGGCGCTGCTGTCAACCAGGCGGAAAGCTGGTCTTCCGCTCAGTCCGCACCGCTCGCCGCCATCAACCCTGCCAGCGCATCGCTCGATGAACGGCTCGTAGACGCGGCGGAAGCCCGGCAGGGCGCTTCCCTTCCATCACCGGAGAGACCGCAGCCTGCGGCCCCGATCGCCCAGCCGGCCCCGGACGGATTTCAGATCATCGCCTTGATCGAAAAGCTCGCGGCCCTGCGTACGGCCGGCATCCTGTCGGATGAAGAATTCGCGACGAAGAAGGCCGAGCTTCTCACGCGTCTCTGA
- a CDS encoding aminotransferase-like domain-containing protein, with product MLDWESIFATRSSRMRASEIRELLKLLDRPDIISFAGGIPDPALFPDAEFKAAYADIFSGPSVGAALQYSVSEGYLPLREWLVGEMAKIGIPCEAENILITSGSQQALDYLGKLFLSPNDTALVTWPTYLGALQAFNAYEPSYDQLTPGGNRTPAAYQETAAKAGGRVKFAYLSADFSNPTGETVTRTQREALIDMADEMDIAIIEDGAYQSLRFNGDAIPPILALEIARKGAINETRTIYSGSFSKTLAPGLRVGFVVAAMPVIRKLVLMKQAADLHSSTINQMAICHVAERGFDRQVDKIRSVYSQRRDAMLKALETHMPDGVSWTRPEGGMFVWLTLPVGMEGAALLAKSLVTAKVAFVPGKAFFADGSGANTLRVSFSCANETMIEEGISRLAKLIRSEILDKVA from the coding sequence ATGCTGGACTGGGAATCCATTTTCGCAACGCGCTCGAGCCGTATGCGCGCGTCGGAAATCCGCGAACTTCTGAAGCTGCTCGATCGCCCCGACATCATCTCGTTTGCCGGCGGCATTCCGGACCCGGCGCTGTTCCCGGATGCGGAATTCAAGGCGGCCTATGCCGACATCTTTTCCGGCCCGTCCGTCGGCGCCGCGCTCCAGTATTCGGTCAGCGAAGGCTATCTGCCGCTGCGCGAATGGCTGGTTGGCGAGATGGCGAAGATCGGCATTCCCTGCGAGGCGGAGAATATCCTCATCACGTCGGGATCGCAGCAGGCGCTCGATTATCTTGGCAAGCTGTTCCTGTCGCCCAACGATACGGCGCTGGTGACGTGGCCGACCTATCTCGGTGCGTTGCAGGCCTTCAACGCCTACGAGCCGAGCTACGACCAGCTGACGCCGGGCGGCAACCGCACGCCAGCGGCCTACCAGGAAACGGCTGCGAAGGCCGGCGGTCGCGTGAAGTTCGCCTATCTCTCTGCCGATTTCTCCAATCCCACCGGCGAGACCGTGACGCGCACCCAGCGCGAAGCGCTGATCGATATGGCCGACGAGATGGACATCGCGATCATCGAGGACGGCGCCTACCAGTCGCTGCGCTTCAACGGCGATGCGATCCCGCCGATCCTCGCGCTGGAAATTGCCCGCAAGGGCGCCATCAACGAGACGCGCACGATCTACAGCGGTTCGTTCTCCAAGACGCTCGCGCCGGGTCTGCGCGTTGGCTTCGTCGTCGCGGCCATGCCGGTCATCCGCAAGCTCGTTCTGATGAAGCAGGCGGCCGACCTCCATTCCTCGACCATCAACCAGATGGCGATCTGCCACGTCGCCGAGCGAGGCTTCGATCGGCAGGTCGACAAGATCCGCTCCGTCTACAGCCAGCGCCGCGACGCGATGCTGAAAGCGCTGGAAACACATATGCCCGACGGTGTGTCCTGGACGCGTCCGGAAGGCGGCATGTTCGTCTGGCTGACGCTGCCGGTCGGCATGGAGGGTGCCGCATTGCTGGCGAAATCGCTGGTCACGGCCAAGGTCGCCTTCGTGCCCGGCAAGGCCTTCTTCGCCGATGGCTCGGGCGCAAACACGCTGCGCGTCAGCTTCTCCTGCGCCAACGAGACCATGATCGAGGAGGGCATCTCGCGCCTCGCCAAGCTCATCCGCAGCGAAATACTCGACAAGGTCGCCTGA
- the ilvC gene encoding ketol-acid reductoisomerase, giving the protein MRVYYDRDADLNLIKSKNVVIVGYGSQGRAHALNLKDSGATNVVIALKAGSPTVKKAEADGFKVMTVAEAAKWGDLLMMATPDELQADIYKADIAGNIRDGAAIAFAHGLNVHFGLIEPKDTLDVVMIAPKGPGHTVRGEYQKGGGVPCLVAVEKDASGNALDLALSYACGVGGGRSGIIETNFKEECETDLFGEQVVLCGGLVELIRAGFETLVEGGYAPEMAYFECLHEVKLIVDLIYEGGIANMNYSISNTAEWGEYVTGPRIITAETKAEMKRVLHDIQTGKFTSDWMQEYRSGAARFKGIRRMNDTHQIEEVGAKLRGMMPWIAKNQLVDKAKN; this is encoded by the coding sequence ATGCGCGTTTATTACGATCGTGATGCCGATCTCAATCTCATCAAGTCCAAGAACGTCGTCATCGTCGGCTACGGTTCGCAGGGTCGCGCGCACGCGCTGAACCTCAAGGATTCCGGCGCGACCAACGTCGTCATCGCCCTGAAGGCCGGTTCGCCGACCGTCAAGAAGGCTGAAGCCGACGGCTTCAAGGTCATGACCGTCGCCGAAGCCGCCAAGTGGGGCGACCTTCTGATGATGGCGACCCCGGATGAGCTCCAGGCCGACATCTACAAGGCCGACATTGCCGGCAACATCCGTGACGGTGCTGCTATCGCGTTTGCGCACGGGCTCAACGTTCACTTCGGCCTTATCGAGCCTAAGGACACGCTCGACGTCGTCATGATCGCGCCGAAGGGCCCGGGCCACACGGTTCGCGGCGAATACCAGAAGGGCGGCGGCGTTCCCTGCCTCGTTGCCGTCGAAAAGGACGCTTCGGGCAACGCGCTCGACCTCGCTCTCTCCTACGCCTGCGGCGTTGGCGGCGGTCGTTCGGGCATCATCGAGACGAATTTCAAGGAAGAGTGCGAAACCGATCTTTTCGGCGAACAGGTCGTTCTCTGCGGCGGTCTGGTCGAGCTGATCCGCGCCGGTTTCGAAACGCTGGTCGAGGGCGGCTACGCGCCGGAAATGGCGTATTTCGAGTGCCTGCACGAAGTGAAGCTGATCGTCGACCTGATCTATGAAGGCGGCATCGCCAACATGAACTACTCGATCTCCAACACGGCCGAGTGGGGCGAATACGTCACCGGTCCGCGCATCATCACGGCGGAAACGAAGGCCGAGATGAAGCGCGTCCTGCACGACATTCAGACCGGCAAGTTCACGTCGGACTGGATGCAGGAATACCGTTCGGGCGCCGCGCGCTTCAAGGGTATCCGCCGCATGAACGATACGCACCAGATCGAGGAAGTCGGCGCAAAGCTGCGTGGCATGATGCCCTGGATCGCCAAGAACCAGCTGGTCGACAAGGCCAAGAACTGA
- a CDS encoding TetR/AcrR family transcriptional regulator C-terminal domain-containing protein, translating into MSSLSTQPEFSPRQNAVLDSALRLLVDGGERALTTAGVARAANCSKESLYKWFGDRDGILSAMIGYQASKVRTLEERAETLTVDSLRAHLVVFARDLLDVLSGDVSLALNRLAIGQASRDGSHLGQMLQERGRRQIGKRAGGLLDAGRRAGLLRFDNGEEAYGMLYGLVVTDLHLRMLLGEDLKLTKQDFSRRAERAVDAFLDLCGTKK; encoded by the coding sequence GTGTCGTCCCTGTCCACCCAGCCGGAGTTTTCGCCGCGCCAGAACGCTGTTCTCGACAGCGCGCTTCGGCTGCTGGTCGATGGTGGCGAACGGGCGTTGACGACGGCAGGCGTTGCTAGGGCTGCGAACTGTTCCAAGGAGAGCCTCTACAAGTGGTTCGGCGATCGCGACGGCATTCTGTCGGCGATGATCGGGTATCAGGCGAGCAAGGTGCGCACGCTGGAAGAGCGGGCGGAAACGCTCACCGTGGACAGCCTGCGCGCACATCTGGTGGTGTTCGCGCGCGATCTGCTCGACGTCCTCAGCGGCGACGTCTCGCTGGCGCTCAACCGTCTTGCGATCGGGCAGGCGAGCCGCGATGGCTCCCATCTCGGGCAGATGCTGCAGGAACGCGGCCGGCGCCAGATCGGCAAGCGTGCCGGTGGGCTGCTCGATGCCGGACGCAGGGCAGGGCTCTTGCGGTTCGACAATGGCGAAGAAGCTTATGGCATGCTCTACGGGCTCGTCGTCACCGACCTTCATCTTCGCATGCTGCTCGGTGAAGACCTGAAGCTGACGAAACAGGATTTCAGCCGCAGGGCGGAACGGGCGGTCGACGCCTTTCTCGATCTCTGCGGCACGAAGAAGTAA
- a CDS encoding Lrp/AsnC family transcriptional regulator, producing MLDDRDRKLLGLLQEDADQSVTVLAEKISLSLSACSRRIQRLEEAGYIARRIAVLDRDRIGVPTTVFALIKTTQHSDEWIDGFRRIIRDIPEIVEVHRLTGNYDYILKIVLPRVEHYDVIYKQIVRKTELFDVSASISMEVLKSGGAFPIDYAV from the coding sequence ATGCTCGATGATCGCGACCGAAAGCTGCTGGGACTGTTGCAGGAGGATGCGGACCAGTCGGTGACGGTGCTGGCCGAAAAGATCAGCCTGTCGCTCTCGGCCTGCTCGCGCCGCATCCAGCGGCTGGAAGAGGCGGGCTACATCGCACGCCGAATCGCAGTGCTCGACCGCGACCGGATCGGCGTGCCGACGACCGTGTTCGCCCTGATCAAGACGACGCAGCATTCCGACGAGTGGATCGACGGGTTTCGTCGGATCATCCGTGACATCCCGGAGATCGTCGAGGTGCACCGGCTGACCGGCAATTACGATTACATCCTGAAGATCGTGCTGCCGCGCGTCGAGCATTACGACGTTATCTACAAGCAGATCGTGCGCAAGACGGAACTCTTCGACGTCTCCGCCTCGATCTCGATGGAGGTCCTGAAGAGCGGCGGCGCGTTTCCGATCGACTACGCCGTCTGA
- a CDS encoding aspartate/glutamate racemase family protein: MRKIGLIGGMSFESSAVYYRMINEAVRSHLGGLHSAEVLLHSVDFQSIVDLQMAGRWADAAKRLADVARGLEAAGADCVLICTNTMHLVAEDVQAAIGVPLINIIDETAQAMTAAGIRRPLLLATRYTMEHGFYADRMAGLGIEVMVPSADDRTLVHDVIFKELCAGHVHDASREALHAVIAKAKAEGADAVILGCTEICLILDPDALALPGFDSTAIHAKAAVAFALDEVAKTIRKKAA; encoded by the coding sequence ATGCGCAAGATCGGTCTTATCGGTGGAATGAGCTTCGAGAGTTCGGCGGTCTATTACCGCATGATCAACGAAGCGGTGCGTTCCCACCTTGGTGGCCTGCATTCGGCCGAGGTCCTGCTGCATTCGGTCGATTTCCAATCGATCGTGGACCTCCAGATGGCCGGCCGCTGGGCCGATGCCGCCAAGCGCCTCGCCGACGTCGCGCGCGGTCTGGAGGCCGCCGGCGCGGACTGCGTCCTGATCTGCACGAACACGATGCATCTCGTCGCAGAGGACGTGCAGGCAGCCATCGGCGTGCCCCTCATCAACATCATAGACGAGACTGCGCAGGCCATGACCGCAGCCGGCATCCGCCGCCCGCTGCTGCTCGCCACCCGCTACACCATGGAGCACGGCTTTTATGCGGACCGCATGGCAGGCCTCGGGATCGAGGTCATGGTGCCCTCGGCTGATGATCGGACGCTCGTCCACGACGTCATCTTCAAGGAGCTTTGCGCCGGCCATGTCCATGATGCCTCGCGTGAGGCCCTGCATGCAGTGATCGCCAAGGCGAAGGCGGAAGGTGCCGATGCGGTGATCCTCGGCTGCACCGAGATCTGCCTCATCCTCGATCCCGACGCGCTTGCCCTTCCCGGCTTCGATTCGACCGCCATTCATGCCAAGGCCGCCGTTGCGTTCGCCCTTGATGAGGTGGCGAAAACGATCCGGAAAAAGGCGGCCTGA
- a CDS encoding winged helix-turn-helix transcriptional regulator gives MIGGIVFTPGNCPMRDVLGNIGGKWTTLMIHALSEGPMRFSALKRTIPDISQRMLTQTLRDLQRDGYISRTVYPTNPPSVDYALTDLGRSFLTVLLPLVDWSAQHHGAIREARTEFDATM, from the coding sequence ATGATCGGCGGCATCGTTTTCACACCCGGCAATTGCCCCATGCGGGACGTGCTCGGGAACATCGGGGGCAAGTGGACGACCTTGATGATCCACGCGCTGAGCGAGGGGCCAATGCGGTTCTCGGCGCTGAAGCGCACCATCCCGGATATCTCGCAACGCATGCTGACGCAGACGCTGCGCGATCTCCAGCGCGACGGGTATATTTCGCGCACGGTCTATCCGACCAATCCGCCGAGCGTGGATTACGCTCTGACGGATCTCGGCCGCTCGTTCCTCACCGTGCTTCTGCCGCTCGTGGACTGGTCGGCGCAACACCACGGTGCCATTCGCGAAGCCCGCACCGAATTTGATGCCACGATGTAG
- a CDS encoding SDR family oxidoreductase, with translation MSTILVTGASGQFGRLVLDALLASGKVAPADIVAASRDTGKLAAYAEKGVTLRTADFDDAATLDAAFQGIDKALIISTDALAVPGQRLTQHRNAVTAAKRASVGRLFYTSLPNAETSAVTFAPDHLGTEEAIKASGLAYTILRNSWYMENLFLSLPSAIQSGTWYTSAGDGRTSYVARADLAAATAAALLGDETGNTTLTLTGPVGYTNAEVAALVSEITGKPLAIVNLTDEQLAEGMAAAGLPGFLIPTFVSFDANTRLGHIEIVTDSVEALTGRPSTPLKTFLEANKAALAG, from the coding sequence ATGTCCACGATCCTCGTTACCGGCGCCTCCGGCCAGTTCGGCCGTCTCGTTCTCGACGCCCTCCTCGCTTCGGGCAAGGTCGCCCCAGCCGACATCGTCGCCGCCAGCCGCGACACGGGCAAGCTCGCGGCCTATGCCGAAAAGGGCGTGACGCTGCGCACCGCCGACTTCGACGACGCCGCCACGCTCGACGCTGCTTTCCAGGGCATCGACAAGGCGCTGATCATCTCGACCGATGCGCTCGCCGTCCCCGGTCAGCGCCTGACCCAGCACCGCAATGCCGTTACCGCCGCCAAGCGCGCAAGCGTCGGTCGCCTGTTTTACACGTCCCTGCCCAATGCCGAGACATCGGCCGTGACTTTCGCGCCGGATCACCTCGGCACCGAAGAAGCCATCAAGGCGTCGGGGCTCGCCTACACGATCCTTCGCAACAGCTGGTACATGGAGAACCTGTTCCTGTCGCTGCCGAGCGCGATCCAGTCCGGCACGTGGTACACCTCGGCAGGCGATGGCCGCACATCCTATGTCGCCCGGGCCGATCTGGCCGCGGCAACCGCCGCAGCCCTTCTGGGCGACGAGACCGGCAACACCACACTCACCCTCACCGGCCCGGTCGGCTACACCAATGCGGAGGTCGCCGCGCTCGTCAGCGAGATCACGGGCAAGCCGCTCGCCATCGTCAACCTGACCGATGAGCAGCTGGCCGAAGGCATGGCCGCCGCCGGCCTCCCCGGATTCCTCATCCCGACCTTCGTGTCCTTCGACGCGAACACACGACTTGGCCATATCGAGATCGTCACCGACTCGGTGGAAGCGCTGACCGGCCGGCCATCGACGCCGCTCAAGACGTTCCTTGAGGCAAACAAGGCCGCACTCGCCGGCTGA
- a CDS encoding pyridoxine 5'-phosphate synthase, with product MPAKLSVNLNAIAMLRNRRDLPWPSVVGIGKRALEAGAHGLTVHPRPDQRHIRFSDLGPLRTLIDETFPQAEFNMEGYPNAEFLGLVERHRPEQVTLVPDDPAQATSDHGWDFRANHALLTDVISRLKDLGLRVSLFADGDGNREALELARATGADRIELYTGPYGGCFGAPDRAAAIAKELGRTAEIARELGLGVNAGHDLTVENLPLLVEHVPHLDEVSIGHGLTADALEYGMTETVRRFRRACGELVA from the coding sequence ATGCCCGCCAAGCTTTCAGTCAACCTCAACGCGATCGCCATGCTGCGAAACCGGCGCGATCTTCCGTGGCCTTCGGTTGTGGGCATCGGCAAACGTGCGCTTGAGGCTGGCGCACATGGGCTGACCGTGCATCCGCGTCCCGACCAGCGTCACATTCGCTTTTCGGATCTCGGTCCGCTGCGCACGCTGATCGACGAGACGTTTCCGCAGGCAGAATTCAACATGGAAGGCTATCCGAATGCCGAGTTTCTGGGGCTGGTCGAGCGGCATCGCCCTGAGCAGGTGACCCTGGTTCCCGATGATCCGGCCCAGGCGACGTCGGATCACGGATGGGATTTCCGGGCAAACCACGCGCTGCTGACGGATGTGATCTCGCGCCTCAAGGATCTCGGGCTTCGCGTCTCCTTGTTTGCGGACGGTGATGGTAACCGTGAAGCGCTCGAGCTCGCACGAGCGACCGGGGCCGACCGGATCGAGTTGTATACCGGTCCTTACGGCGGCTGCTTCGGCGCGCCGGACCGGGCGGCGGCAATCGCTAAGGAACTGGGGCGCACGGCCGAGATCGCCCGCGAACTGGGCCTCGGGGTCAATGCCGGCCATGACCTGACGGTGGAAAACCTGCCGCTGCTCGTCGAGCACGTTCCCCATCTCGATGAGGTTTCGATAGGCCATGGCCTGACAGCCGATGCGCTCGAATACGGGATGACGGAAACGGTCCGCCGATTCCGTCGGGCCTGCGGCGAGCTTGTCGCCTGA
- a CDS encoding ATP-dependent DNA helicase, giving the protein MEFAPQQDEALKAVSQWLKAGRKPLFRLFGYAGTGKTTLARHFAEHVDGEVLFAAFTGKAAQVLRSKGASNAKTIHSLIYRPRGEEEVSDEETGKTSVSPMFSINRQSPVAKAALIVVDECSMVDEALGKDLMSFGTPILVLGDPGQLPPVTGGGYFTNDEPDYLLTDIHRQARDNPIIKLAMQVREGKEIMFGDYGTAKIIPKSEVTQDLVLKADQVLVGTNKTRRRYNTRLRELKGFTAEYPQSGDKLVCLRNDPAKGLLNGSLWQVMTSSKETVKPGINLMIRPEDDDIDRGAAKIKLLKTAFEDVEGEIPWSTRKRYDEFDYGYALTVHKAQGSQWNDVVLFDESWAFRDTRERWLYTAITRAAETLTIVR; this is encoded by the coding sequence ATGGAATTTGCACCCCAGCAGGATGAGGCGCTGAAGGCCGTCAGTCAGTGGCTGAAGGCCGGGCGCAAGCCGTTGTTCAGGCTGTTCGGCTATGCCGGAACCGGCAAGACGACGCTTGCGCGCCATTTTGCCGAACATGTCGATGGCGAGGTGCTGTTCGCAGCTTTCACCGGCAAGGCGGCGCAGGTGCTGCGCTCCAAGGGCGCCTCCAACGCAAAGACGATCCATTCGCTGATCTATCGGCCACGCGGCGAGGAGGAGGTTTCCGATGAGGAAACCGGCAAGACGTCGGTCTCGCCCATGTTCTCGATCAACCGCCAGAGCCCCGTCGCGAAAGCGGCGCTGATCGTCGTGGACGAATGCTCCATGGTCGATGAGGCGCTCGGCAAGGACCTGATGAGCTTCGGCACGCCGATCCTCGTTCTCGGCGATCCCGGGCAGCTGCCGCCGGTGACCGGCGGGGGATATTTTACCAATGACGAGCCGGATTACCTTCTGACCGACATCCACAGGCAGGCGCGCGACAACCCGATCATCAAGCTTGCCATGCAGGTGCGCGAAGGCAAGGAGATCATGTTCGGCGACTATGGCACGGCGAAAATCATTCCGAAGTCCGAGGTGACGCAGGATCTCGTGCTCAAGGCGGACCAGGTGCTGGTGGGCACCAACAAGACCCGGCGCCGCTACAATACGCGGCTGCGGGAGTTGAAGGGGTTCACGGCGGAATATCCGCAGTCCGGCGACAAGCTCGTCTGTCTGCGCAACGATCCGGCAAAGGGGCTGCTCAACGGGTCTCTCTGGCAGGTGATGACCTCGTCCAAGGAGACGGTGAAGCCGGGGATCAACCTGATGATCCGGCCGGAAGACGACGACATCGATCGGGGCGCGGCCAAGATCAAGCTGCTCAAGACCGCCTTCGAGGATGTCGAGGGGGAAATCCCCTGGTCGACCCGCAAGCGCTACGACGAGTTCGACTATGGCTATGCATTGACGGTACACAAGGCTCAGGGATCGCAGTGGAACGACGTCGTGCTGTTCGATGAAAGCTGGGCATTTCGCGACACGCGCGAGCGCTGGCTTTACACGGCAATCACGCGCGCTGCGGAAACGTTGACGATCGTACGCTGA
- a CDS encoding AbrB family transcriptional regulator yields MTLHISPVKTGLGRRSHIAQWSLLLVLSLAIAGGIEALGIPAALLMGPMVAGGIVGLNSGTIRLNRVLVLACQTLIGTMIAGSITGDIVGTFLGNWPLFLGIVVCVITMSTLSGYMITRLNVLPGTTAIWGCSAGAATTMMVMAEAYGADVRLVAFMQYLRVVFVAAAAALVARYWAGIEGGTTAIVWFEPVAALSLAQTLAVAVFGGLLGWYLRIPAGVLLMPFLIGGLLSVTGSVHIHLPEWLLAISYAALGWNIGLGFTRPVIAHARRVLLPTVASILVLMGISGILAFILTQTAGIDPLTAYLATSPGGMDSIAIIAASSNVDISFVMALQTARLLLVMAMGPPLARFVAKRAGARPPLG; encoded by the coding sequence ATGACACTACACATCTCTCCCGTGAAAACCGGCCTCGGCCGGCGGTCGCACATCGCGCAATGGTCGCTGTTGCTGGTTCTCTCCCTCGCGATTGCCGGCGGCATCGAAGCGCTCGGCATCCCGGCAGCGCTCCTGATGGGGCCGATGGTTGCCGGCGGCATCGTCGGGCTGAACAGCGGCACCATTCGTCTCAACCGCGTGCTCGTACTCGCCTGCCAAACGCTCATCGGCACCATGATCGCGGGCTCCATCACCGGCGACATCGTCGGTACCTTCCTAGGGAACTGGCCCCTCTTTCTCGGCATCGTCGTCTGCGTCATCACCATGAGCACGCTCAGCGGCTACATGATCACCCGGCTCAACGTGCTGCCGGGCACCACCGCCATCTGGGGCTGTTCGGCGGGCGCGGCCACCACGATGATGGTCATGGCCGAGGCCTATGGCGCCGATGTGCGGCTGGTCGCCTTCATGCAATATCTGCGCGTGGTCTTCGTCGCCGCCGCGGCCGCGCTCGTCGCCCGCTACTGGGCAGGGATTGAAGGCGGTACCACCGCGATCGTCTGGTTCGAACCGGTCGCCGCCCTCTCGCTGGCACAGACGCTCGCCGTTGCTGTCTTCGGGGGGCTTCTCGGCTGGTACCTGCGTATCCCCGCCGGCGTTCTCCTGATGCCCTTCCTCATCGGCGGACTGCTCAGCGTCACCGGCAGCGTTCACATCCACCTGCCCGAATGGCTGCTCGCCATCAGCTATGCCGCGCTCGGCTGGAATATCGGCCTCGGCTTCACGCGGCCCGTCATCGCCCATGCCCGCCGCGTCCTCCTGCCGACCGTCGCTTCCATCCTCGTGCTGATGGGCATTTCGGGCATCCTCGCCTTCATCCTGACGCAGACAGCAGGCATCGATCCGCTGACCGCCTATCTCGCGACCAGTCCAGGCGGCATGGACTCGATCGCCATCATCGCGGCATCCAGCAATGTCGACATTTCTTTCGTCATGGCCTTGCAGACGGCGCGGCTGCTCCTCGTCATGGCCATGGGTCCACCGCTCGCTCGCTTCGTCGCCAAGCGCGCCGGTGCCCGGCCGCCCCTCGGCTGA